ATtcagtttcattaaaaaagaaatcgaTTTTTCAGTcggtgtttttgtttttttttgttcggTGTTCGAATCGATCCGAAAAactggattttttttatttatcttaattttattaacatttatatatatcttaattttattaacatatataatatattatattatataaatatatattatatcatatttatatttaaattatacaaaaatatataactaaattGAGTCAAAATTGAGAGAGTACTTGGGTTgatttgatttcaaaattttaaattgcacattttattattataacattaatagtaaatattttaatagttggTATTTATCACCAAAATCCagttaaaatgtaattattataacattaagagtgggaaatgtaatttattcataattaattatagaggattttaattttggtcctattaaaatcaaattttacaatttgattctacaatttaaaaaaattgcagttttACAACAACTTTGGCCATTTTATCCGGCATCCTCAATTTGAGTGCGTCATATgcaaattatgtgattttctAGGAAAATTGGCACGAGTTGTccaaaattgctatttttttttaattacatgaccaaaattacaaaaaattgattttaatagaATCAAATTTGACACCTATTGCTACAGGACGAAAATTGATTTTCCTTTCTAGGAGTAAAGTCCAGGAAAAAGGGGTGGCAGTTTGGTCCTGCTGANNNNNNNNNNNNGTAATTtggttttgtaattaaaagaaaattacaatttaggATAAAATTCAGTCAACTTCATTGGGATCTCCGATTTAATTGGATCATATGCAAATTACATACAAATTTTCAGTTAAATTGGTCTAAGAAGTCCTCATATTGCAAATTTCTAAAAGTTATGAAAcgaaattgcaaaaattaattcgtGCAAAACCAAAAATGTCATTCTCTAAATTTTTGAAGTAAGAGcaataaactattattaattgcaataaattgattacaattatTCCTACCggatatcaatatctaacaaagaCTATTACAACAATCGTACTCTAAGCAATAATATCAACACTTACTATTCAAAAGACACAACATCCTACACATAAAACGGGTATTCAAACCCATTACTTCTAAGATCATGGGCCTCAACATCGCAAAttgaactaattttttttttttttaacacccGAAGGTGGGGAAAGCTTTTCGGGGTCCCCATCTCTTcttcattgaaatttaattaacagtCATCGCTACATCATTactgcaataaaatcataaaaagagGAGTACGACTCCTTTACATTGTAACAATTTCTTCCAGCGCCATCATATTTTGTGTTTCTGCTGCCATCTTCTTTTGATTTGCTTTGTCCGAATTCTTGGACCACAAGAGTTGCTCCTTTGTTTCATCACTCGATTTTTCTCGTCCGAATTCTTGAATAGGTAATCCGATTGCTCGTCCACTGGGAATTGATTTCTGGGCAGTTTGGTCGGAGTGGCCAGCTCCTATAACAGCTACTCTGCAGATTCTGTAACAACGGGGTTGCAATTGGTCAAACAGATTGGATCGCAAATCTTCAAAGACCTGGCATTGAACTAAACTTTATTGTTGTCATTCCTAAATTATAGAACTGGAATTGCATATTTccttattacaatttaaagcACCGCACAAAATATTATGCTCACAGTCCTATTCCTTtgtattattcattaatttgaaaaactatttatGAGTAACCAAAAAGtttgtaatagttattttaatttgaaacgGCAATATTAATTCCTGATTACAATAACCTCTCCACTAATCTTGATCTAATGAAAAGAGCAAGTGGTACACTTCATGATTCCTAATGCTTCATCAACGAGCACATTACCTTTTTATATAAgtaggtaaattgcttcattttaaaaattatagggggtaaattattgtattttaaaaaattacaggaaGATAaatctctatttatttttcataagggaCTAATTTGCTcattgcaatatcacaagggggttagttgtattttttccaaaaataatacatcaatCCACTGCCAGTAGTCAAGAGCGTGAAAAGTAGATACCACGATGCAATTTCACTCCCTTTGACTTTTTTGGCTTTCGACATGATGTTAAGTAGCTCTGCTAAAAATTGAATCTTTGGCAGACGTACTCGTATCTAGGGGTTGGCATAGGTCGGGTATTTTGGGTTTGGATAGTTCCAATTGAGTACCCAAAATTTtgagtaattaaaataactacTCAATTCGATCTCGATTCGAAGTCTATAGGTACACAACTTTTGATTGGATACCCAATAGTCGGGTGCATAGATACCCGACTTACTTTTTTGTTCAAGATTTTGTTATAGTTTTAGTTTTAATGCCAAAATGCTCTTGATCtcatatattgaaaaaatctctcaatttttttagggTAATTACGTTTTGTCATTcgaattatattcatttttacaatttgcttcgacttttttttttttttttgtgacaaCTTACTATTTCACTTTTAGAATGATGTTAAATCTGCTTTACAACGAGAAGGATTAACCATGGTATTACTGGACATTTTCTTTGACTACGAATAATGACAGGAAATACAGTTCATCAATAAGAGTACATAAACTCAATCACTCCAGATCCAATATCGGCTCATTCCATATTAaagattcttgaattttagcATTAGTTTCAAAAGCTGGTGAAATGTTCCCACTTTCCATGTTAAAAACCCACCACTGATCATAAACTCTGTGATGAGAAAAGTATATGCAGTTCTTCTTGCACCCCACTTTGCTTGCAGTGACCCCCATACAGCATTCATCCTCCAGAAATAATGTTCTATCCCCAAGATTTTCCACTTCCACCCACGAAAGCTTGGGAATATCAAGCCTGAAAACCTCAACGTCCTCCACATGATCAATCGATTTTCTGGATATAAGGAAAACCAGCAATATTTCTCCACATGATTCAACCAAATACTCCCTGAATTGCCTTGACACTTTAGAGGGTACTGCCCTGCTTCCCCCAATTGCTGTGATTCTAAAACAGGAATCAGTATCCTCTATTACTGCAAGACTCCCCTGCAAGCTCAACGCGTAAAATTTTCCGTGGAATCCAATGGCATTAATGAACTGCATGTTTTGGCTGGGAGCATAAGGTTCCTTAACTGTGCAGTTTTGTATAGTCCATGACATTTCATGCTTACCCCATCTAAAGAATGCAAAAGCCGGGGAACAAGCGCCAGTTAGCACCAGTACGTTGCAGCCCTTGCGATCATCTGTAGGCGATGATAGGGTGCACATTTTGAAAGCAAGATTACGGTCCCAGGCCGGAAGGTAACGGTAACATCCTCTAGCAGGCTCCCATAAGCATAAATCAGCTGTATTTTCTCCCATAACCACTAGCTCTCCATGAGAATGTCCCTTGAAATATATTCCAGGGTACCATTTCTTATACGATCTTCTCTTATAGTAGCTATAGGGGCACTCTTCATGGAATGAGATTTCTATGGAATGCTGACGCCCACTTTTCTGATGCTCGGTGCACTTCTTTCCAGTGATTTCCACAAGCTGTGGCCACCGAGCTCGAGCCTTGCCGTCATTGCTGTAGCATTGCCGAGAGGCTGATCTCCATGACTTGATGACACCACCAAAAGACGTGATGTTTTGCATCAGATTTGGTTCCCTTGCTAACATGCCAATGAGCTGGCGAGGAAGATTTGGCCATAACTTTGGATTAGAAGTGGTTTGCTCTCCACTTGAAGGCTGATTTCTGATCTTTTTTGCTGTTTTCTGAGCCATTCTTGAGCTTGATTGGAGGGTTTGGGATGTTGAAATGCTGCAGCGTAATGGCCCGGGCTTAAATTAATAGCTTCAGCCGTGGCCTCCAAGCTTTAGGCACCTTAGTTTGCATTATTAAAGTATCGGAGGAGGAATTGTTCAATGTCAAATAACATGATCATGAGCTTGAGGTgcaagaatcaagaaacaagATTTAAGTCAATTATTAAGTTAGTTTTACTTGGCCTTCCACTTCAAGGAAACAGTCTGGGACCTCTTTCGGAATAAATTATACAGActcataattaacttttttcgTGCAAATTTAAACATTTCGAAACGCTTTAACTATAGTTATAGTTTCTTTTAGGATAATTCGGACAAAATGTATAAAACTTTctggattttaaaaaatcggttaaaaatttagttttgtttaaaaaataagccaAAAATCCCCTTGTGTTTATTAAGCGtagctcaatcgcccccttcgttaaatctaactaatagtattaattttttttagaaaataaccgttatacccttatttaatatatattattttttattttaatgaccgttggatcttcattgatcaaatattgattgttagatctaatcaataaTCTCAAcctttagattttaaaaaaatcaaatattgattgttagatctaatcaataaTCTCAAcctttagattttaaaaaaaatgaaaggtttagactcaacaaattatttaacttatattatatataaataatttaaattaaaaaaatatattattattatatatataaaaaaatcaccccaccccaccccaaccCACCCCCTTACCCCTACTGCCACTGGCCGATCGTTGAAAAACTACATCGGCGCGTCTTTCGTCACGACCACCACTGTTCGACTTGCTGTCTCACGACTGGTCCAGCAATGGTGCGCGTGTCTTGAAATTCCCCCGGACGCCCCGCCACGGCCCTCTTGAAATCCGTTGTTTCGCCCAACATTTTGCGGCCACCTTCTCTCTAAAATTCCGGCGCTGTCACCGCGAGTCGCCGGCTGCCGCACATACTATTCGACCCCCCTTGATGAGGCAAACATTTTCCCTCAAACAATTTGGGATTTCATCAATCATAGACGCTGGGCTACCACTACGAGCGCCGAAGCTTATCGTCGTCGATTTGCCGTCACCAGAGTAACCCACCACCAATCGCTTCACCTCCTCCTTGCGAATCGAATGAGCCCCCTCCCACCAATTTTCGTCAACTCTATACATGCATAAAATTGCGTTGCCGTTCCTCGATTGTCTGACGATCATTTGCAGGCGGAGAACCACTGTTGGCCTCACCTCGCCAGGGTGAACATGCCTCTCCAATCAGAAGTGGCCATCGGAGCCTCGACGAAATTGGCcgatttttttaagttttttaattaattttaattatattaattaaaatatacttcaattaattaagagtattttaaataattacaataattaagtatttttagctaattaagaataattataataataataattattgtaattaaatatatattttaattaattaaaaataattttagatttaagaattaacaattataaaattgtttgaaattaaaatataatataatttaatatttaatattaaataaattaaatataatttaatattttaatataaattataaaaaaaataaaaaatggcattttagttaaaaataccTAATAAAAAGgtcaaaaacaattaaaaaataatcccaCATACACAAAGAGCGCGTGTAATGCACCTTCCGTTAAATACTAACGGAATGAGtgtttgttgctgagttttacaaaacacagggGAGTTTTTAGCTtattattaaaacataaaGGGGCTTTTAGCTAACTTTTTAACACACATAGggtttttatgcattttgtttgggataattatactcccctCCAGTgggtttggtgtaattttttgtggtttgaaaaaatgACATCCAACACCTCTGAGATTTGCttccatttaataaataaacccCTCAATTagacaaaatttattgaatttactgatattaacaaaaatttcgaaaaaaaatcttatttactcccgattgacttattactgatttattgtatgtcacataaatattcttataaccaaattacctCATACATTTTCATGCATTAATGAATATGAGgaagtatattttcactgttataaCGAGAGTTTAGTTGAAAAAAgcttgtttgacctgcaataagtga
The window above is part of the Sesamum indicum cultivar Zhongzhi No. 13 linkage group LG2, S_indicum_v1.0, whole genome shotgun sequence genome. Proteins encoded here:
- the LOC105155856 gene encoding putative F-box protein At3g25750, with protein sequence MAQKTAKKIRNQPSSGEQTTSNPKLWPNLPRQLIGMLAREPNLMQNITSFGGVIKSWRSASRQCYSNDGKARARWPQLVEITGKKCTEHQKSGRQHSIEISFHEECPYSYYKRRSYKKWYPGIYFKGHSHGELVVMGENTADLCLWEPARGCYRYLPAWDRNLAFKMCTLSSPTDDRKGCNVLVLTGACSPAFAFFRWGKHEMSWTIQNCTVKEPYAPSQNMQFINAIGFHGKFYALSLQGSLAVIEDTDSCFRITAIGGSRAVPSKVSRQFREYLVESCGEILLVFLISRKSIDHVEDVEVFRLDIPKLSWVEVENLGDRTLFLEDECCMGVTASKVGCKKNCIYFSHHRVYDQWWVFNMESGNISPAFETNAKIQESLIWNEPILDLE